One stretch of Bactrocera tryoni isolate S06 unplaced genomic scaffold, CSIRO_BtryS06_freeze2 scaffold_7, whole genome shotgun sequence DNA includes these proteins:
- the LOC120781589 gene encoding uncharacterized protein LOC120781589 translates to MSTGAGLLESDAGASSVEGKVLQMCPHFNQLKYIFGKKATSELPFEVVDSGSTSIMNESAASQILEITFSDVCEEIASPIDIENLPPGNVSEAKDFAEKTKNIFQNRLLQNLLLFKSSVGKCLK, encoded by the exons ATGTCAACAGGAGCAGGCCTTCTTGAGTCTGATGCCGGGGCGTCGAGTGTTGAAG GCAAAGTGTTGCAGATGTGCCCGCACTTTAATcagcttaaatatatttttgggaaaaaagccACAAGTGAATTACCATTTGAAGTGGTTGATAGTGGCAGTACGTCTATAATGAATGAAAGCGCGGCCAGCCAAATACTGGAAATCACTTTTTCTGATGTCTGCGAAGAAATTGCGTCTCCAATTGACATTGAAAATCTACCACCAGGCAATGTAAGTGAAGCAAAAGATTTCGcggaaaaaacgaaaaacatatTCCAAAATCGTCTGCTGCAAAACTTGTTGCTTTTTAAGTCGAGCGTAGggaaatgtttaaaatga